The Pseudomonas asiatica genome has a segment encoding these proteins:
- the gorA gene encoding glutathione-disulfide reductase yields MAYDFDLFVIGAGSGGVRAARFAAGFGAKVAVAESRYLGGTCVNVGCVPKKLLVYGAHVADELEQAAGFGWTLEEGHFDWGTLIANKNREIERLNGIYRNLLVNSGVTLLQGHARLTGANEVEVDGQRYTAEHILIATGGWPQVPDIPGKELAITSNEAFYLKDLPRRVLVVGGGYIAVEFAGIFQGLGAATTLLYRGDLFLRGFDGSVRTHLKEELEKRGLDLQFNADIQRIDKLEDGSLKATLKDGRELVTDCVFYATGRRPMLDNLGLENTGVELDARGYIRVDQQYQTTAPSILAIGDVIGRVQLTPVALAEGMAVARRLFKPEQYRPVDYQNIPTAVFSQPPIGTVGLTEEQALEAGHKVQVFESRFRAMKLTLTDIQEKTLMKLVVDAETDKVLGCHMVGPDAGEIIQGLGVALKAGATKQQFDETIGVHPTAAEEFVTMRTATR; encoded by the coding sequence ATGGCCTACGATTTTGATCTGTTCGTGATTGGTGCCGGGTCCGGCGGGGTGCGCGCGGCGCGGTTTGCCGCCGGCTTTGGCGCAAAGGTGGCAGTGGCCGAGAGCCGCTACCTGGGCGGTACCTGCGTCAATGTGGGTTGCGTGCCGAAAAAACTGCTGGTGTACGGCGCACATGTCGCCGACGAACTGGAGCAGGCCGCAGGCTTCGGCTGGACCCTGGAAGAAGGGCATTTCGACTGGGGCACCCTGATTGCCAACAAGAACCGGGAAATCGAGCGCCTCAACGGCATCTACCGCAACCTGCTGGTCAACAGCGGGGTCACCCTGCTGCAGGGGCATGCGCGCCTGACCGGTGCCAACGAAGTGGAGGTGGACGGCCAGCGCTACACCGCCGAGCACATCCTCATCGCCACCGGTGGCTGGCCACAGGTGCCGGACATTCCGGGCAAGGAACTGGCCATCACCTCCAACGAAGCCTTCTACCTCAAGGACCTGCCACGCCGGGTGCTGGTGGTGGGCGGTGGCTACATCGCCGTCGAGTTCGCCGGCATCTTCCAGGGCCTGGGGGCGGCTACCACGCTGCTGTACCGTGGCGACCTGTTCCTGCGTGGTTTCGACGGTTCGGTGCGCACGCACCTGAAGGAAGAACTGGAAAAGCGCGGCCTCGACCTGCAGTTCAACGCCGACATCCAGCGCATCGACAAGCTCGAGGACGGCAGCCTCAAGGCCACCCTCAAGGATGGCCGCGAATTGGTCACCGATTGCGTGTTCTATGCCACCGGCCGGCGCCCGATGCTGGACAACCTGGGCCTGGAAAACACCGGTGTCGAGCTGGATGCACGCGGTTACATTCGGGTTGACCAGCAGTACCAGACCACCGCGCCGTCGATCCTGGCCATTGGCGACGTGATTGGCCGCGTGCAATTGACTCCAGTGGCTCTGGCCGAGGGCATGGCCGTGGCCCGGCGCCTGTTCAAGCCCGAGCAATACCGCCCTGTGGACTACCAGAACATACCCACCGCGGTATTCAGCCAGCCGCCCATCGGCACCGTGGGCCTGACCGAGGAGCAGGCGCTGGAGGCCGGGCACAAGGTGCAGGTATTCGAGAGCCGCTTCCGTGCGATGAAACTGACCCTGACCGACATCCAGGAAAAGACCCTGATGAAGCTGGTGGTCGATGCCGAGACCGACAAGGTGCTGGGCTGCCACATGGTTGGCCCCGACGCCGGCGAGATCATCCAGGGCCTGGGCGTTGCCCTGAAGGCCGGTGCGACCAAGCAGCAGTTCGACGAAACCATTGGCGTGCACCCGACCGCGGCCGAAGAGTTCGTGACCATGCGCACAGCGACACGCTGA
- the galU gene encoding UTP--glucose-1-phosphate uridylyltransferase GalU, whose translation MIKKCLFPAAGYGTRFLPATKAMPKEMLPVVNKPLIQYGVEEALDAGLSEISIVTGRGKRALEDHFDISYELENQIKGTDKEKYLVGIRRLLDECSFSYTRQTEMKGLGHAILTGRPLIGDEPFAVVLADDLCVNPEGDGVLTQMVKLYNQFRCSIVAIQEVDPQETNKYGVIAGDMIRDDIFRVTNMVEKPKPEDAPSNLAIIGRYILTPDIFDIIANTEPGKGGEIQITDALMQQAQNGCVIAYKFKGKRFDCGGAEGYIDATNFCFENYYKTGKAY comes from the coding sequence ATGATCAAAAAATGCTTGTTCCCGGCAGCCGGTTACGGCACCCGCTTCCTGCCCGCTACCAAAGCCATGCCCAAGGAAATGCTGCCGGTGGTCAACAAGCCACTGATCCAGTATGGCGTTGAAGAGGCACTGGATGCCGGTCTGAGCGAGATCTCCATCGTCACCGGGCGCGGCAAGCGTGCTCTGGAAGACCACTTCGACATCAGCTACGAGCTGGAAAACCAGATCAAGGGCACCGACAAGGAAAAATACCTGGTTGGTATCCGTCGCCTGCTCGACGAGTGCTCGTTCTCCTACACCCGCCAGACCGAAATGAAAGGCCTGGGCCATGCCATCCTGACCGGCCGCCCGCTGATCGGCGACGAGCCGTTCGCCGTGGTGCTGGCGGACGACCTGTGCGTGAACCCGGAAGGTGACGGCGTACTGACCCAGATGGTCAAGCTGTACAACCAGTTCCGTTGCTCGATCGTCGCCATTCAGGAAGTCGATCCGCAGGAAACCAACAAGTACGGCGTGATCGCCGGCGACATGATCCGTGACGACATTTTCCGCGTCACCAACATGGTCGAGAAGCCAAAGCCGGAAGATGCCCCGTCGAACCTGGCGATCATCGGTCGCTACATCCTGACCCCGGACATCTTCGACATCATCGCCAACACCGAGCCGGGCAAAGGTGGCGAGATCCAGATCACCGACGCCCTGATGCAACAGGCGCAGAACGGCTGCGTGATCGCCTACAAGTTCAAAGGCAAGCGTTTCGACTGCGGTGGCGCCGAGGGCTACATCGACGCGACCAACTTCTGCTTCGAGAACTACTACAAGACTGGCAAGGCTTACTGA
- a CDS encoding c-type cytochrome yields the protein MKPMIPALLLLAMGSAQAAQIAMEDQSQLKVPGVQAAPQFVPPAESELPDNAFGKMVREGHALFVDTRRLMPEAVGNGMNCSNCHLDQGRLAHSAPMWGAYPMYPAYRKKNDKVNTYAERIQGCFQFSMNGKPPAADSPQMTALAVYSYWLSTKAPTGVEIAGRGYPEVPQPKGGYDFKRGQQVYREQCAICHGDNGEGQKVAGEYVMPPLWGKDSYNWGAGMHRINTAASFIKHNMPLGKPGSLSDQQAWDVAAWVNRHERPQDPRLVEGSIEKTRVKFHANDGVNLYGQKVDGVLIGQGTGS from the coding sequence ATGAAACCGATGATTCCAGCCCTGCTGCTGCTGGCCATGGGCAGCGCCCAGGCCGCCCAGATCGCCATGGAAGACCAGTCGCAGTTGAAAGTGCCTGGCGTGCAGGCCGCGCCGCAGTTCGTGCCGCCAGCGGAAAGCGAGTTGCCTGACAATGCCTTTGGCAAGATGGTGCGCGAGGGGCATGCCTTGTTCGTCGACACCCGCAGGTTGATGCCTGAGGCCGTGGGCAATGGCATGAACTGCAGCAACTGCCACCTTGACCAGGGGCGGCTGGCGCATTCCGCGCCGATGTGGGGGGCGTACCCGATGTACCCCGCGTACCGCAAGAAAAACGACAAGGTCAACACCTACGCCGAGCGTATCCAGGGCTGTTTCCAGTTCAGCATGAACGGCAAGCCGCCTGCGGCCGACAGCCCGCAGATGACGGCGCTGGCGGTGTATTCGTACTGGCTGTCGACCAAGGCGCCGACTGGCGTGGAGATCGCCGGGCGAGGTTACCCGGAGGTGCCGCAACCCAAGGGCGGTTACGACTTCAAGCGCGGCCAGCAGGTTTATCGCGAGCAGTGTGCGATCTGCCACGGCGACAACGGCGAGGGGCAGAAGGTGGCGGGCGAGTATGTGATGCCGCCGCTGTGGGGCAAGGACTCCTACAATTGGGGGGCCGGCATGCACCGCATCAACACCGCGGCGTCGTTCATCAAACACAACATGCCGCTGGGCAAGCCGGGCAGCCTGAGTGACCAGCAGGCCTGGGACGTGGCGGCCTGGGTCAACCGCCATGAACGGCCGCAGGATCCGCGGCTGGTGGAAGGCTCCATCGAGAAGACGCGGGTGAAGTTCCATGCCAATGACGGGGTGAACCTGTATGGGCAGAAGGTCGATGGGGTGTTGATCGGGCAGGGCACGGGTAGCTGA
- a CDS encoding c-type cytochrome translates to MTPLSRVVIGSLLILAWPAAHAADGQKVFTQGGANPAAMACLGCHGPDGKGIAAAGFPRLAGLPAAYLSKQLHDWRNGSRKQPVMEPLAKALSEDEIKAVSTYLASLPADPAGDLRRQQISDDPTTRMALYGDWSRQIPGCVQCHGPGGGGVGEHFPPLAGQPASYLVAQLNAWRDGTRSNDPNQLMVGVAKAMTDDEIKAVAEFFARPASQEVKP, encoded by the coding sequence ATGACACCGTTGAGTCGCGTCGTGATCGGCAGCCTGCTGATCCTGGCCTGGCCCGCGGCGCATGCCGCCGATGGCCAGAAAGTCTTCACCCAGGGCGGGGCCAACCCCGCCGCCATGGCTTGCCTGGGTTGCCATGGCCCGGACGGCAAGGGCATTGCCGCTGCCGGCTTCCCACGCCTGGCCGGGCTGCCGGCCGCTTACCTCAGCAAGCAATTGCATGATTGGCGCAACGGCAGCCGCAAGCAGCCGGTGATGGAGCCGCTTGCCAAGGCCCTGAGCGAGGATGAGATCAAGGCTGTCAGCACCTATCTGGCCAGCCTGCCGGCAGACCCTGCAGGCGACCTGCGTCGCCAGCAGATTTCCGATGACCCCACCACCCGCATGGCCCTGTACGGTGACTGGAGCCGGCAGATTCCTGGTTGCGTGCAATGCCATGGCCCGGGCGGTGGCGGGGTTGGCGAACACTTTCCGCCCTTGGCCGGCCAGCCCGCCAGTTACCTGGTGGCGCAGCTCAATGCCTGGCGGGACGGCACCCGCAGCAATGACCCCAACCAGCTGATGGTCGGTGTGGCCAAGGCCATGACCGATGACGAGATCAAGGCCGTTGCCGAGTTCTTCGCCCGCCCCGCCAGCCAGGAGGTCAAGCCATGA
- a CDS encoding DUF1883 domain-containing protein, with protein sequence MKFVHQREHLNEDDIVVIECSQRCNIRLMNDANFRSFKNGGRHTYHGGHFDKFPAKITVPSTGFWNITIDTVTTRPISVTRKPTLTHKIKIVRRSSSKLR encoded by the coding sequence ATGAAATTCGTACACCAGCGCGAGCACCTGAACGAGGACGACATCGTCGTCATCGAGTGCTCCCAGCGCTGCAACATCCGCCTGATGAACGACGCCAACTTCCGCAGCTTCAAGAACGGCGGCCGTCACACCTACCACGGTGGCCATTTCGACAAGTTCCCGGCGAAGATCACCGTGCCCAGCACCGGTTTCTGGAACATCACCATCGATACCGTGACAACCCGCCCGATCTCGGTCACCCGCAAGCCAACCTTGACCCACAAGATCAAGATCGTCCGTCGTTCATCGTCGAAACTCAGATAA
- a CDS encoding NAD(P)H-dependent flavin oxidoreductase: MSHWPDRRILDLLGIELPILQAPMAGATGSGMAIAVGLAGGLGALPCAMLTGDQVRAEIAAFRAGCPGRPLNLNFFCHQPPAPDAERDARWKQALEPYYSEVGADFAAPTPVSNRAPFDEQSCQLVEQLRPEVVSFHFGLPQADLLQRVKASGAKVLSSATTVEEAVWLEHHGCDAIIAMGYEAGGHRGMFLSDDITSQIGTFALVPQVADAVSVPVIAAGGIADHRGLLAALALGASAVQIGTAYLFCPEAKVSPAHRQALDSAPASDTALTNLFTGRPARGINNRIMRELGPMSDLAPRFPLAGGALMPLRAITDPQGNSDFSNLWSGQALRLGRHMPAGELTREIAEKALAVIGRQASA; the protein is encoded by the coding sequence ATGAGCCACTGGCCCGACCGCCGCATCCTCGACCTGCTGGGCATCGAGTTGCCCATTCTGCAGGCCCCCATGGCCGGTGCGACGGGCTCGGGCATGGCCATTGCCGTGGGCCTGGCGGGCGGTTTGGGCGCCCTGCCCTGCGCCATGCTCACGGGCGACCAGGTGCGCGCCGAGATCGCCGCCTTCCGCGCCGGCTGCCCGGGCCGCCCGTTGAACCTGAACTTCTTCTGCCACCAGCCGCCAGCGCCCGATGCCGAGCGCGATGCACGCTGGAAGCAGGCGCTCGAGCCCTATTACAGCGAAGTGGGCGCAGACTTCGCGGCGCCCACGCCGGTGTCAAACCGCGCGCCTTTCGACGAACAGAGCTGCCAGCTGGTCGAGCAACTGCGCCCGGAGGTGGTGAGTTTCCACTTCGGCCTGCCCCAGGCCGACCTGCTGCAACGGGTAAAGGCCAGCGGTGCCAAGGTGCTGTCCAGCGCCACCACCGTAGAGGAAGCCGTGTGGCTGGAGCACCACGGCTGTGATGCGATCATTGCCATGGGCTATGAAGCGGGCGGCCATCGCGGCATGTTCCTCAGCGACGATATCACCAGCCAGATCGGCACCTTCGCCCTAGTGCCACAGGTGGCCGATGCGGTCAGCGTGCCGGTGATTGCCGCCGGCGGCATTGCTGACCACCGCGGCCTGTTGGCGGCACTGGCCTTGGGTGCTTCGGCAGTGCAGATCGGAACAGCGTACCTGTTCTGCCCCGAGGCCAAGGTCTCGCCGGCGCATCGCCAGGCCCTGGACAGTGCACCCGCCAGCGACACGGCGCTGACCAACCTGTTCACCGGCCGACCGGCGCGCGGCATCAACAACCGCATCATGCGTGAGCTGGGGCCGATGAGCGACCTTGCGCCACGCTTCCCACTGGCCGGCGGAGCGCTGATGCCTTTGCGGGCGATTACGGATCCGCAGGGCAACAGCGATTTCAGCAACCTGTGGTCGGGGCAGGCGCTGCGGCTGGGCAGGCATATGCCGGCGGGCGAGCTGACCCGGGAGATTGCCGAAAAGGCGCTGGCCGTGATCGGCCGCCAGGCGTCTGCATAA
- the modA gene encoding molybdate ABC transporter substrate-binding protein has protein sequence MRIRPSHLAATALASLLAFNTARADEVQVAVAANFTAPIQAIAKDFEKDTGHKLVAAYGATGQFYTQIKNGAPFEVFLAADDSTPAKLEQEKAIVPGSRFTYAIGTLALWSATPGYVDANGEVLKKNQFKHLSIANPKTAPYGLAATQVLDKLKLTETTKPKLVEGQNITQAFQFVSTGNAELGFVALSQIYKDGKVESGSAWIVPSSLHEPIRQDAVILEKGKDNPAAKALVDYLKGPKAAAVIKSYGYEI, from the coding sequence ATGCGTATCCGCCCGTCCCACCTGGCTGCCACCGCCCTGGCCAGTCTGCTCGCCTTCAACACTGCCCGGGCCGATGAAGTCCAGGTCGCGGTCGCAGCGAACTTCACAGCCCCCATCCAGGCCATTGCCAAGGACTTCGAAAAAGACACCGGCCACAAGCTGGTCGCCGCCTATGGCGCCACCGGCCAGTTCTACACGCAAATCAAGAACGGGGCGCCGTTCGAGGTATTCCTGGCTGCCGACGACAGCACCCCGGCCAAGCTCGAGCAGGAAAAGGCCATTGTCCCGGGCTCGCGCTTCACCTACGCCATCGGCACCCTGGCCCTGTGGTCGGCCACGCCTGGCTATGTCGACGCCAACGGCGAAGTGCTGAAGAAGAACCAGTTCAAGCACCTGTCCATCGCCAACCCGAAAACCGCTCCCTACGGCCTGGCCGCCACCCAGGTGCTGGACAAGCTGAAACTGACCGAAACCACCAAGCCCAAGCTGGTCGAAGGCCAGAACATCACCCAGGCGTTCCAATTCGTCTCCACCGGCAACGCCGAGCTGGGCTTTGTCGCCCTGTCGCAAATCTACAAGGACGGCAAGGTCGAAAGCGGTTCGGCCTGGATCGTTCCCTCTTCCCTTCACGAGCCCATCCGCCAGGACGCGGTAATCCTCGAAAAAGGCAAGGACAACCCCGCCGCCAAGGCCCTGGTCGACTACCTGAAAGGTCCGAAAGCCGCGGCAGTGATCAAATCCTACGGTTATGAAATCTGA
- the modB gene encoding molybdate ABC transporter permease subunit: MPLDASDLGAIWLTVKLASLTTLILLIVGTPIAWWLARTRSWLRGPVGAVVALPLVLPPTVIGFYLLIALGPHGWLGQATQALGLGSVVFSFTGLVIGSVIYSMPFVVQPLQNAFGAIGQRPLEVAATLRASPWDTFVHVVLPLARPGFITASILGFAHTVGEFGVVLMIGGNIPDKTRVVSVQIFDHVEAMAYSQAHWLAGAMLVFSFLVLLLLYAGRRGKAGWS, encoded by the coding sequence ATGCCACTGGACGCCAGTGACCTGGGTGCCATCTGGCTGACCGTGAAACTGGCCAGCCTGACCACCCTGATCCTGCTGATCGTCGGCACGCCCATCGCCTGGTGGCTGGCGCGCACGCGCTCGTGGCTGCGTGGGCCGGTGGGCGCGGTAGTGGCCTTGCCGCTGGTGCTGCCACCCACGGTGATCGGCTTCTACCTGCTGATCGCCCTCGGCCCGCATGGCTGGCTGGGCCAGGCGACCCAGGCGCTCGGCCTGGGCAGCGTGGTGTTCAGTTTCACCGGCCTGGTGATCGGTTCGGTGATCTATTCCATGCCGTTCGTGGTCCAGCCGCTGCAGAACGCCTTCGGCGCCATTGGCCAGCGCCCTCTGGAAGTGGCTGCCACACTGCGCGCCAGCCCCTGGGACACCTTCGTCCACGTGGTGCTGCCGTTGGCCCGCCCGGGCTTCATCACCGCCAGCATCCTCGGTTTCGCCCACACGGTGGGCGAGTTCGGCGTGGTGTTGATGATTGGCGGCAACATCCCCGACAAGACACGCGTGGTCTCGGTGCAGATCTTCGACCATGTCGAGGCCATGGCCTATTCGCAAGCACACTGGCTGGCCGGTGCCATGCTGGTGTTCTCGTTCCTGGTGCTGCTCCTGCTGTACGCTGGGCGCCGCGGCAAGGCTGGCTGGAGCTGA
- the modC gene encoding molybdenum ABC transporter ATP-binding protein gives MSASIVARLKLARDDFTLDVDLHLPGRGISALFGHSGSGKTSCLRCLAGLERVASAYIEVNGEVWEDSARGYFQAPHLRPVGYVFQEASLFPHLSVRGNLEFGWRRVAAAERKVSLDQACQLLGIGHLLARRPATLSGGEAQRVGIARALLSSPRLLLMDEPLAALDGPRKREILPYLERLHDELDIPLVYVSHAQEEVARLADHLVLLEQGQAVASGPIGETLARLDLSLAEGEDAGVVFEGLVVGHDPHYDLLDLRLPGNAGPLLRIAHPAQAMGSTLRVKVQARDVSLALAADSTSSILNRLPVRVRESRPAANPAHVLVSLDAGGNALLARITRFSADQLGLHPGQVLFAQIKSVALLG, from the coding sequence ATGAGCGCATCGATTGTGGCGCGCCTGAAACTGGCGCGCGACGACTTCACCCTGGACGTCGACCTGCACCTGCCCGGGCGCGGCATCAGCGCGCTGTTCGGCCACTCCGGCTCTGGCAAGACCAGCTGCCTGCGTTGCCTGGCCGGGCTGGAACGGGTCGCCAGCGCCTACATCGAGGTCAACGGCGAAGTCTGGGAAGACAGCGCCCGTGGCTACTTCCAGGCACCACACCTGCGCCCGGTGGGTTACGTGTTCCAGGAGGCCAGCCTGTTCCCGCACCTGTCGGTACGCGGCAACCTGGAGTTCGGCTGGCGCCGGGTGGCCGCTGCCGAGCGCAAGGTCAGCCTCGACCAGGCCTGCCAGCTGCTGGGTATCGGCCACTTGCTGGCACGCCGGCCGGCAACCTTGTCCGGTGGCGAGGCGCAGCGGGTGGGCATTGCTCGCGCCCTGCTCAGCAGCCCGCGCCTGCTGTTGATGGACGAGCCGCTGGCTGCCCTCGACGGGCCGCGCAAGCGCGAAATCCTGCCCTACCTGGAACGCCTGCACGACGAACTGGACATCCCGCTGGTGTATGTCAGCCATGCCCAGGAGGAAGTGGCGCGGCTGGCCGACCACCTGGTGTTGCTGGAGCAAGGCCAGGCAGTGGCCAGCGGCCCGATCGGCGAAACCCTGGCCCGTCTCGACCTGTCGCTGGCCGAGGGCGAGGATGCCGGTGTGGTGTTCGAGGGCCTGGTGGTGGGGCACGACCCGCACTACGACCTGCTCGACCTGCGCCTGCCCGGCAACGCTGGGCCGCTGTTGCGTATCGCCCACCCAGCCCAGGCGATGGGCAGCACCTTGCGGGTCAAGGTGCAGGCCCGTGACGTCAGCCTGGCCCTGGCAGCCGACAGTACTTCCAGCATCCTCAACCGCCTGCCGGTGCGCGTGCGCGAAAGCCGCCCGGCCGCCAACCCGGCGCATGTGCTGGTCAGCCTGGATGCCGGCGGCAACGCCTTGCTCGCACGCATCACCCGCTTCTCGGCAGACCAGCTCGGCCTGCACCCGGGCCAAGTGCTGTTCGCCCAGATCAAGTCGGTGGCGTTGCTGGGCTGA
- a CDS encoding DNA topoisomerase IB, with product MLDCPLPRSLHYVDDSQPGLTRRRWRGRFIYLDADGQRVRDSDTLARIAALVIPPAYTEVWICADPQGHLQATGRDARGRKQYRYHAQWREVRDQHKYGRMLAFAQALPKLRAQLHAHLARPGLDREKVMALVVSLLDHTLIRIGNQRYLRENQSYGLTTLRNRHVEVKGSSIRFQFRGKRGVEHNVSLNDRRLANLLKRCMELPGQALFQYLDDDGQRHSVGSSEVNQFLQQLTGADFTAKDYRTWAGSSLALDLLRPLAWEPESEAKRQVAAIVRQVASRLGNTPAVCRRCYIHPAVLEHYALGRLANLPKNRVRKGLDREEVALLLFLQALEEQDDH from the coding sequence ATGCTTGACTGCCCCCTGCCGCGCTCCCTGCACTACGTCGACGACAGCCAGCCGGGCCTGACCCGGCGGCGCTGGCGGGGGCGCTTCATCTACCTGGATGCCGACGGCCAGCGGGTGCGCGACAGCGATACCCTCGCCCGCATCGCTGCACTGGTAATCCCCCCGGCCTATACCGAGGTGTGGATCTGCGCCGACCCGCAGGGCCACCTGCAGGCGACAGGTCGCGATGCCCGTGGCCGCAAGCAATATCGCTACCATGCGCAGTGGCGCGAAGTACGCGACCAGCACAAGTACGGGCGCATGCTGGCGTTTGCCCAGGCCCTGCCGAAACTGCGTGCACAACTGCACGCCCACCTTGCCCGGCCAGGCCTGGACCGGGAAAAGGTAATGGCGCTGGTGGTCAGCCTGCTGGACCACACCCTGATCCGCATCGGCAACCAGCGCTACCTGCGTGAAAACCAGTCCTATGGCCTGACCACCCTGCGCAACCGCCATGTCGAGGTGAAGGGCAGCAGCATCCGCTTCCAGTTCCGCGGCAAGCGTGGCGTCGAGCATAACGTCAGCCTCAACGATCGGCGCCTGGCCAACCTGCTCAAGCGCTGCATGGAGCTGCCCGGGCAAGCGCTGTTCCAGTACCTGGACGACGACGGCCAGCGCCACAGTGTCGGCTCCAGCGAGGTCAACCAGTTTCTGCAGCAGCTGACCGGCGCCGACTTCACCGCCAAGGACTACCGCACCTGGGCCGGTAGCAGCCTGGCCCTGGACCTGCTCAGGCCCTTGGCCTGGGAACCCGAGAGCGAAGCCAAGCGCCAGGTCGCCGCCATCGTCCGCCAGGTAGCATCACGCCTGGGCAACACGCCGGCCGTGTGCAGGCGCTGCTACATTCACCCGGCTGTACTTGAACACTATGCCCTGGGGCGCCTGGCCAACTTGCCGAAGAACCGTGTACGCAAAGGCCTGGACCGTGAAGAAGTAGCCTTGCTGTTATTTCTTCAGGCACTCGAGGAACAGGATGACCATTAA
- the csrA gene encoding carbon storage regulator CsrA, protein MLILTRKVGESIVINDDIKVTILGVKGMQVRIGIDAPKDVQVHREEIFKRIQAGSPAPEKHDDSH, encoded by the coding sequence ATGCTGATACTCACCCGCAAGGTTGGCGAAAGCATCGTCATCAACGATGACATCAAAGTCACCATTCTGGGCGTCAAAGGGATGCAGGTGAGGATCGGTATCGATGCACCGAAAGACGTCCAGGTCCACCGCGAAGAAATCTTCAAGCGTATCCAGGCTGGCAGCCCGGCCCCGGAAAAGCACGACGACTCGCACTGA
- a CDS encoding response regulator — MNTILIVDDEYLIADILGFALEDEGFLVEKASNGCKALEALKEKRVQLVITDYMMPLLNGEELVRSMREDPALSELPVILMSGAQANQGCPELFAAVFDKPFDMDCMIAKVHELLGT; from the coding sequence ATGAACACCATCCTGATCGTCGATGACGAGTACCTGATTGCCGATATCCTCGGTTTTGCCCTGGAGGACGAAGGTTTTCTGGTGGAAAAGGCGAGCAACGGCTGCAAGGCGCTGGAGGCACTGAAGGAAAAGCGCGTTCAGCTGGTTATCACCGACTACATGATGCCACTGCTCAACGGTGAGGAGCTGGTGCGCTCGATGCGTGAGGACCCGGCCTTGAGCGAGTTGCCGGTCATCCTCATGAGTGGCGCGCAGGCCAACCAGGGATGCCCGGAACTGTTCGCCGCGGTGTTCGACAAACCGTTCGACATGGACTGTATGATCGCCAAGGTGCACGAACTGCTGGGCACCTGA